GGCGCGGCCGATGTCGGCGGCGATCCAGGCCTTGTTGAGACGGATCTGGCCGTCTTCATCGACCACCTCGATCACCTCTGCCACGGGGGTGCCGAAACTATAGGCCAGCGCCACGCCGCGTCCGACGCCTTCCGGCGTCTCTCCTGTCCAGCCGGACATCTCGCCCACCTTTTCCAGGACTTTGGCCGCTGGTTCCCATTCTGCGCGGGCCAACTCCAGACGGAACTCCAGCGGATCGCGGCCTGCGGCATGGGCCATCTCATCCAGAATGGTGTCCGAAAAGAAGCCGTTGAACGACGCCGCAACCGAGCGCCAGAACCCGACCGGGATCATTGGTTTCACCAGATAGCCTTCGACGCGGAAATTCGGGATCGCCAGCGGTTGGTTGAAGGCGGCATCGACGTGGCCCTTGTCCGGTCCACCCATCGGCAGGCCAAGCATGCGGCCTGCGCCCTCCACCGTGGTGGACTGGGCAGCGATCTTGCCGTGTACCATCACCGCCTTGCCGTCCTTCACCGCCGCGCGATAGCGCGCCACGGCGCCGGGGCGGTAGAAGTCATGGGTCATGTCTTCTTCGCGGCTCCAGGTCAGCTGGACGGGCGTGCCGCGCATCTGCATCGCGATCTCTACCGCGCGGTTGGTGTAATCCACCTCGATCCGACGTCCGAAACCACCACCCAGATAGGTGGTGTGGACCTGCACGGCTTCTTTCGGCAGGCCAGCAAGGTCGGCTGCGGATTTCTGCACCACTGTCGGACCCTGATTGGGGGCCCAGATTTGCAAGGCGTCACCGGTATAAAGCGCGGTGGCATTCATCGGCTCCATGGTAGCATGGGCCAGATAGGGCAGGCGGTATTCGGCCTCGATGATCTGCGCCCCCTCGGGGAGGCCGTTGACATCGCCATCGTCGCGCAGGACGGAGTTTGAGCTGTCCTCGAATGCGCGGTCGATTTCGGCAAAGATCGCATCAGTGGTTTCAGGGTAGGGGGCGGGCTCCCATGTCACGTCGATCGCATCCACGGCCTGTTGCGCCAGCCAGGTGTTACTCGCCACCACGGCAACTGCATCGCCCAGATCCAGAACCTTTTCCACGCCCGGCATGCCTTCGGCGGCGCTGGCATCAAAGGCACTCTTGCCGGTGCCAAAATGCGGACTTTGCCGGATGGCGGCGAACTTCATGCCGTCAAGCCGCACATCGACGCCAAAGCCCGCGGTGCCGGTGACCTTGGGAACCATATCAAGGCGCGGC
This genomic stretch from Phaeobacter gallaeciensis harbors:
- a CDS encoding xanthine dehydrogenase family protein molybdopterin-binding subunit, which gives rise to MASFKKIARRSFLIGSAAILGGVAFGTYKYHQPAPNPLSPKEGQAALNPFVMVDQSGVTLVAPRAEMGQGVRTSWAALIAEELDVRPEAVQVIHGPAAKAYYNSAMMAEALPGRGYDASNFQHSLGQIVGHMSKFLDLQVTGGSSSMKDGFDRMRMAGATARETLKEAAAQRLGTSRALLDTEDGHVIAPDGSRIPYTELAVEAAGVDPQDAELRPAAQWKYVGKDMPRLDMVPKVTGTAGFGVDVRLDGMKFAAIRQSPHFGTGKSAFDASAAEGMPGVEKVLDLGDAVAVVASNTWLAQQAVDAIDVTWEPAPYPETTDAIFAEIDRAFEDSSNSVLRDDGDVNGLPEGAQIIEAEYRLPYLAHATMEPMNATALYTGDALQIWAPNQGPTVVQKSAADLAGLPKEAVQVHTTYLGGGFGRRIEVDYTNRAVEIAMQMRGTPVQLTWSREEDMTHDFYRPGAVARYRAAVKDGKAVMVHGKIAAQSTTVEGAGRMLGLPMGGPDKGHVDAAFNQPLAIPNFRVEGYLVKPMIPVGFWRSVAASFNGFFSDTILDEMAHAAGRDPLEFRLELARAEWEPAAKVLEKVGEMSGWTGETPEGVGRGVALAYSFGTPVAEVIEVVDEDGQIRLNKAWIAADIGRAIDPSNVEAQMFSGLAYGLSAACFGEITFDGGAVEQQNFPDYEAMRMHTMPAVEVAVLQNQTHMGGAGEPGTPPAAPALANALFDLTGKRARSLPLMHEFDLLV